DNA sequence from the Thiobacillus sp. SCUT-2 genome:
GCACGATCTCCCGGCTCTGCGGAGGCCCGGGTGCGAGGCCGCAGAGGAGCGGGAGTCGATGAACCCCGCCTTGCAGCGCGGCCATGCCGCCCTCCAGGCGCGCAACGTGATGGAGGCCATCCAGTGGTTCGAGCGGGCGCTCGAGGAGCACCCGGACGATGCGCAGGCAATGTCCTGGCTGGGACAGACCTTGTGCAGCGTCGGGCGACGGGCGCAGGGGGTTGAGTACTTGCGTGGCTCAGGGCGGCGTCTGCTGGAGAAGGCGCGCCAGAGCGGCGACATCGGCCCGGTACTGGAAATTGCCCAGCAAATGCAGCAGTGGGGCGACTTCCCCGGCGCGCACGACCTGCTCGGCCCGGCGGCTGCGCTCAAGGGCACCGAGTTCCGGGTGTTTCAGATGCTCGCGGTGGCGCTGTCACAGCTGAACCGGACCGCCGAGGCGCTGGAGGCGGGCCGTCGGGCCCATGCGATTGCGCCTGCCAACGTCATGATGCAGGTGCTGCTTGCGAGCCTGGAGGCCGATGCGGGGCTGGACGAAGATGCCCGCGGCCGCCTCGAAAGGATACTTGCCGTACCGCCGCCGGCGCGCGAGGCATTCCGCGCACACAAGGAACTGGCGCGCGTGCTCGACAGACTGAAGGCCTACGATGGCGTCTTCGCCCATCTTCATGCGGCGGGCCGCCTGTCCGGCGCGTTGCCCGAGTACGCGCAGCAAAACCGTGCACTCCTGCCGGACATGATTCGGGCGAATACCGCGGGTTTCGATCGCGACCTGATGGGGCGCTGGTCCGACACCGCTTTTCCGCAGGATCTGCCGCCCCCTGTTTTTCTCGTCGGCTTTTTCCGCTCGGGGACGACGCTGGCCCAGGAAGTGCTGGGCGCGCATCCGCAGGTCCGCGTTGCCGACGAGGCCGATTTCGTATGGGCGATGCAGCGCGAACTCCACCGCATGGTCGGTGGGGGCGGGAGCACGGCGGACAAGCTCCGCACGCTGGACCATATGGGTATCCTTCATCTGCGCACGTTCTACTGGAACCGGGTTCGCGATCGCTTGGGCGATGCGGTGGGGGCGCGCACGCTGGTCGACAAGTTCACCCTCAATACCCTCGACGTCGGCCTGATCAACACCGTCTTCCCCGATGCGAAGCTGGTATTCGTGCTGCGCGACCCGCGCGATGTCTGCCTGAGCTGCTTCATGCAGCTCATGGTGGCGTCGCCCGCCACGGCCCATCTTCTGAGCTGGCAAGGGACGACGTCCTTCTACGCGACGGTGATGGCGTGGTGGCAACATATCAAGCCGCAGCTGACGATGGACGTCATCGAGTTTCGCTACGAGGACGCCGTGGGGCAGTTCGAGGCGACCTTCCAGCGTGTGTTCGAAGGGCTCGGCCTTGGCTGGGATGCTTCCGTGAAAGATTTTCACGAGCATGCCGCGAAGAAATACATCGCCACGCCGAGCCGCACCCAGGTCGCGAAGCCGCTGTACGCGTCGTCGGTCGCACGCTGGCGGCACTACGAAGCGGAATTTGCTGCTGTAGCCGGCACGCTCGAGCCCTTCATCGAGGCCTTCGGTTATGAAGCCTTCTGATTCAGTCCTCGGGTGCCAATCGCGTTATTCCTGGTAGCCGAAGCGGTCGATGAATGGCTGCAGCATTGGAAGGATAATA
Encoded proteins:
- a CDS encoding tetratricopeptide repeat-containing sulfotransferase family protein, with the protein product MNPALQRGHAALQARNVMEAIQWFERALEEHPDDAQAMSWLGQTLCSVGRRAQGVEYLRGSGRRLLEKARQSGDIGPVLEIAQQMQQWGDFPGAHDLLGPAAALKGTEFRVFQMLAVALSQLNRTAEALEAGRRAHAIAPANVMMQVLLASLEADAGLDEDARGRLERILAVPPPAREAFRAHKELARVLDRLKAYDGVFAHLHAAGRLSGALPEYAQQNRALLPDMIRANTAGFDRDLMGRWSDTAFPQDLPPPVFLVGFFRSGTTLAQEVLGAHPQVRVADEADFVWAMQRELHRMVGGGGSTADKLRTLDHMGILHLRTFYWNRVRDRLGDAVGARTLVDKFTLNTLDVGLINTVFPDAKLVFVLRDPRDVCLSCFMQLMVASPATAHLLSWQGTTSFYATVMAWWQHIKPQLTMDVIEFRYEDAVGQFEATFQRVFEGLGLGWDASVKDFHEHAAKKYIATPSRTQVAKPLYASSVARWRHYEAEFAAVAGTLEPFIEAFGYEAF